In one window of Nesterenkonia sandarakina DNA:
- a CDS encoding stage II sporulation protein M, with the protein MDIDAFIAVHQHEWDRLAKLASRRSLSAGEADEMLRLYERTSTHLSMIRAAEPDSPVVASLSAPLGRARAHLTGTGENVFVSSAYFFTQTLPVAFYRIRWLTVILGAAFIAVTLAFALWTIHHPQIDLLMPEEARQSYAGTEFVNYYSEHPNSSFAAQVWTNNAWIAAQEVAFGVTGVFVPFVLFVNAQGLGVAAGVMAEQGEAATFWLYILPHGLMEITAIFIAGAAGLRIFWAWVAPGQMRRSAALAAEGRRLITVAFGLVLVLLISGVVEGFVTPSDLPHWLRIGIGAAVLAGYWVYTLVLGGRAHRAGVTGDLGKYDAGAVELTA; encoded by the coding sequence GTGGACATCGACGCCTTCATCGCCGTGCATCAGCATGAGTGGGACCGGCTTGCCAAGCTGGCCTCGCGCCGGAGCCTCTCGGCCGGCGAGGCCGATGAGATGCTGCGCCTCTACGAGCGGACCTCCACGCATCTGTCGATGATCCGCGCCGCCGAGCCGGACTCGCCGGTGGTGGCATCGCTCTCCGCCCCGCTGGGTCGGGCTCGGGCGCATCTGACCGGGACCGGAGAGAACGTCTTCGTCTCGAGTGCCTACTTCTTCACCCAGACCCTGCCGGTGGCGTTCTACCGGATCCGATGGCTCACCGTGATCCTGGGAGCCGCCTTCATCGCGGTCACCCTCGCCTTCGCGCTCTGGACCATCCACCACCCGCAGATCGATCTGCTCATGCCTGAGGAGGCCCGGCAGAGCTACGCGGGCACCGAGTTCGTCAACTACTACTCCGAACACCCCAACTCCAGCTTCGCCGCCCAGGTGTGGACCAACAACGCCTGGATCGCGGCCCAGGAGGTCGCCTTCGGGGTCACCGGGGTCTTCGTCCCCTTTGTGCTCTTCGTCAACGCTCAGGGCCTCGGCGTCGCGGCAGGGGTGATGGCCGAGCAGGGCGAGGCCGCCACCTTCTGGCTCTACATCCTGCCGCACGGACTCATGGAGATCACCGCGATCTTCATCGCCGGCGCCGCCGGACTGAGGATCTTCTGGGCCTGGGTCGCGCCGGGTCAGATGCGACGCTCCGCCGCGCTGGCCGCCGAGGGGCGCCGACTGATCACCGTGGCCTTCGGCCTGGTGCTGGTGCTGCTGATCTCCGGAGTCGTAGAAGGCTTCGTGACCCCCTCGGACCTGCCGCATTGGCTGCGCATCGGCATCGGCGCGGCAGTGCTAGCCGGGTACTGGGTCTACACCCTGGTCCTGGGTGGCCGGGCGCACCGGGCCGGAGTCACCGGGGACCTGGGGAAGTACGACGCCGGCGCGGTGGAGCTCACGGCCTGA
- a CDS encoding isocitrate lyase/PEP mutase family protein — translation MTTSAHYAQRLLELHHQATPVILPTVWDAWSAETCASLGFSALTIGSHPVADSLGQADGEAMELGEVLAVVRRITDVVEIPVSVDLESGYDTPAEELVHRTLEAGAVGINIEDTVHSIDEMRSAEEHAAYIAAIRAAADATDTHLVINGRTDAFTTDADPEAQLKDALHRLHLLEQAGADSLYPVKVPTRGHLETILSAVSTPLNVTAHPVNGAVPEGLSLQEVSAMGVKRISFGPLLQRSLTDAMHEILQPWTPAS, via the coding sequence ATGACTACTTCAGCACACTACGCCCAGCGCCTACTCGAGCTGCACCACCAGGCCACTCCGGTCATCCTGCCCACCGTCTGGGACGCCTGGTCCGCCGAGACCTGCGCGAGCCTGGGCTTCTCGGCCCTGACCATCGGCAGCCACCCGGTGGCGGACTCCCTGGGACAGGCCGACGGCGAGGCCATGGAGCTCGGCGAGGTGCTCGCCGTGGTGCGGCGGATCACCGACGTCGTCGAGATCCCGGTCTCGGTGGACCTGGAGTCCGGATACGACACCCCCGCGGAGGAGCTGGTGCACCGGACCCTGGAGGCCGGGGCGGTCGGCATCAACATCGAAGACACGGTGCACTCCATCGATGAGATGCGATCCGCCGAAGAGCACGCCGCCTACATTGCGGCGATCCGCGCGGCCGCCGACGCCACAGACACGCATCTGGTGATCAATGGACGCACCGACGCGTTCACCACAGACGCGGACCCGGAGGCCCAGCTGAAGGATGCCCTGCACCGGCTGCACCTGCTCGAGCAGGCCGGAGCCGATTCGCTCTACCCGGTGAAGGTCCCCACCCGGGGCCACCTGGAGACGATCCTCAGCGCGGTGAGCACTCCACTGAACGTGACAGCGCACCCCGTCAACGGCGCTGTGCCCGAAGGGCTGAGCCTGCAGGAGGTCTCCGCGATGGGCGTGAAGCGGATCTCCTTCGGCCCGCTGCTCCAGCGCAGCCTCACCGATGCCATGCACGAGATCCTCCAGCCGTGGACCCCCGCCTCGTAG
- a CDS encoding RDD family protein codes for MRNVITGEGVELELPAASLITRAASLIVDLILAWVALLAFVILSGIAAGAGVVDPAMEAAIMLGGAVLCLVILPMTVETLSRGRSVGRLIFGTRVVRDDGGAIRLRHAGIRALVGFGEIYLSFGIIPLFAGMFSRRTKRLGDMVAGTYVIRVRQPVVRPMLLPVPAQLTSWTQIADLGRIPDTVAARTSRFLRTIQESPRGHNSQALEHTADRLAREIAGHVAPPAPPSSATEFLVAVMAERRNREYRRMRIQAERQHQLGQRLHQLPYS; via the coding sequence ATGCGCAATGTGATCACCGGTGAAGGCGTCGAGCTTGAACTCCCCGCTGCCTCGCTGATCACGCGCGCGGCCTCGCTGATCGTGGATCTGATCCTCGCCTGGGTCGCGCTGCTGGCCTTCGTGATCCTCTCCGGGATAGCCGCAGGGGCCGGCGTCGTGGACCCCGCCATGGAGGCCGCGATCATGCTCGGCGGCGCAGTGCTGTGCCTGGTGATCCTACCGATGACGGTGGAGACCCTCTCCCGGGGCCGATCCGTGGGCCGGCTGATCTTCGGCACCCGGGTGGTGCGCGACGACGGCGGCGCGATCCGACTCCGGCATGCCGGCATCCGCGCGCTGGTCGGCTTCGGGGAGATCTACCTCAGCTTCGGCATCATCCCGCTCTTCGCTGGGATGTTCAGCCGGCGGACCAAGCGTCTGGGCGACATGGTCGCGGGCACCTACGTGATCCGGGTCCGCCAGCCGGTGGTGCGACCGATGCTGCTCCCGGTCCCGGCTCAGCTGACCTCCTGGACCCAGATCGCTGACCTGGGGCGGATCCCGGACACGGTGGCCGCCCGCACGTCACGCTTCCTGCGCACCATCCAGGAGAGTCCGCGGGGGCACAACTCCCAGGCCCTGGAGCACACCGCCGACCGGCTCGCCCGGGAGATCGCCGGCCACGTCGCTCCCCCGGCTCCGCCCTCCTCGGCCACCGAGTTCCTCGTGGCTGTGATGGCCGAGCGTCGCAACCGCGAATACCGGCGGATGCGCATTCAGGCAGAACGCCAGCACCAACTCGGCCAGCGGCTGCACCAGCTGCCCTACAGCTGA
- a CDS encoding DUF4188 domain-containing protein codes for MRKVMTGRRTHHHEGDLVVFMVGMTINQPLRVRSWFPVFAAMPKMLEELMRDPASGLLGYRLVIGRGGPLCIQYWSSAERLYDYASDREGLHRPAWAAFNRGAKKVPGAVGIWHETYVVAQVESVSVDTPIAGLSAATESVELGRGQDSARDRLRRRFPTQA; via the coding sequence ATGCGCAAGGTGATGACCGGTCGACGCACGCATCACCACGAGGGGGACCTGGTGGTGTTCATGGTGGGGATGACGATCAATCAGCCGTTGCGGGTGCGCAGCTGGTTTCCGGTGTTCGCAGCGATGCCGAAGATGCTCGAAGAGCTCATGCGGGACCCGGCCTCAGGTCTGCTCGGCTACCGACTGGTGATCGGCCGCGGGGGCCCGCTGTGCATCCAGTACTGGTCCTCCGCGGAGCGTCTCTATGACTACGCCTCGGATCGGGAGGGGCTGCATCGACCGGCATGGGCCGCGTTCAACCGGGGTGCGAAGAAGGTTCCGGGCGCCGTCGGGATCTGGCACGAGACCTATGTGGTGGCGCAGGTGGAGTCGGTCTCGGTGGACACGCCTATCGCGGGGCTCAGTGCGGCGACCGAGTCCGTGGAGCTTGGGCGCGGTCAAGACAGTGCGCGGGATCGGCTTCGGCGAAGGTTCCCTACTCAGGCCTAG
- a CDS encoding aminobutyraldehyde dehydrogenase, which yields MSSRLENYINGSFVAASGSGDFDVTSPVTGERVAVSPVSDAADVDAAFRAAREAFGSWRSVTPSERQRCLLALADKMEQHSEELVEAQHRNTGQPRRIIAEEEVAAGADQLRFFAGAARLLEGRGAAEYLEGHTSYVRREPLGVVAQITPWNFPLMMAVWKIGPALAAGNTIVLKPSETTPESTLVLARLAGEVFPAGVFNVVLGDGSTGQLLSEHGTAAMVAITGSVRAGQAVATSAAKSVKRAHLELGGKAPAVVFADADLEKAAEMILTFGTFNAGQDCTAVTRVLVQDSVHDEFVTLLAAQAAKLTTGELDDAKNDYGPLNNARHFETVCNKLKNIPEHATVITGGVPAEDAAGFFVEPTIITGLHQDDELVQEETFAPVLTVQPFSSEAQAVELANGVDYALASSVWTTNQGQAMRMSRDLDFGCVWVNTHLLLVAEMPHGGFKSSGYGKDLSIYSVEEYTRVKHVMHALD from the coding sequence GTGAGCTCGCGGCTTGAGAACTACATCAACGGATCGTTCGTCGCGGCCAGCGGCTCGGGGGACTTCGACGTCACCAGCCCGGTCACCGGGGAGCGCGTCGCGGTCTCTCCGGTCTCCGACGCGGCTGACGTCGACGCCGCCTTCCGCGCGGCACGAGAAGCCTTCGGCTCCTGGAGATCGGTGACGCCCTCCGAGCGACAGCGCTGCCTGCTGGCCCTGGCGGACAAGATGGAGCAGCATTCTGAAGAGCTGGTCGAGGCGCAGCACCGCAACACCGGGCAGCCCCGCAGGATCATCGCGGAGGAAGAGGTGGCCGCGGGTGCGGACCAGCTGCGCTTCTTCGCCGGCGCCGCACGGCTGCTCGAAGGACGCGGAGCCGCAGAGTACCTGGAAGGGCACACCTCCTACGTCCGGCGTGAACCGCTGGGCGTCGTCGCACAGATCACTCCGTGGAACTTCCCGCTGATGATGGCGGTGTGGAAGATCGGACCCGCCCTGGCCGCCGGCAACACCATCGTGCTCAAGCCCTCAGAGACCACCCCAGAATCCACGCTGGTGCTCGCGCGCCTGGCTGGAGAGGTCTTCCCCGCCGGAGTCTTCAACGTGGTGCTCGGCGACGGCAGCACCGGACAGCTGCTCTCAGAACATGGCACCGCCGCAATGGTGGCGATCACCGGCTCGGTCCGTGCCGGCCAGGCGGTCGCGACCTCCGCCGCGAAATCGGTCAAACGCGCGCACCTGGAGCTTGGTGGGAAGGCTCCCGCGGTGGTCTTCGCCGACGCGGACCTTGAGAAGGCCGCGGAGATGATCCTGACCTTCGGCACCTTCAACGCCGGTCAGGACTGCACCGCCGTCACCCGTGTGCTGGTCCAGGACAGCGTCCACGACGAGTTCGTGACGCTGCTCGCCGCCCAGGCCGCGAAGCTCACCACCGGGGAGCTCGATGACGCCAAGAACGACTACGGCCCGCTGAACAACGCCCGCCACTTCGAGACGGTCTGCAACAAGCTGAAGAACATCCCCGAGCACGCCACCGTGATCACCGGGGGCGTCCCAGCGGAGGACGCCGCCGGATTCTTCGTGGAGCCCACGATCATCACCGGCCTGCATCAGGACGACGAGCTGGTCCAGGAGGAGACCTTCGCCCCGGTGCTCACGGTCCAGCCCTTCAGCTCCGAGGCACAGGCCGTGGAGCTGGCCAACGGGGTGGACTACGCACTGGCCTCCAGCGTCTGGACCACGAACCAGGGGCAGGCGATGCGGATGAGCCGGGACCTCGACTTCGGCTGCGTCTGGGTCAACACCCACCTGCTGCTCGTGGCGGAGATGCCACACGGCGGATTCAAGTCCTCCGGCTACGGCAAGGACCTCTCGATCTACTCAGTGGAGGAGTACACCCGGGTCAAGCACGTCATGCATGCCCTGGACTGA
- a CDS encoding TetR/AcrR family transcriptional regulator, whose protein sequence is MSKGTSAVTPEKMRSRGRGRPTSPVLSRAVIAGKAMTLVEERGYDHLTMAGLARKLGVSASALYNHVASKQDVLVLIQERLNEGIDCSAFDRLPWPEALIAWARSYRECYIEHTELIPLIAVLPVADAPQSLRMYERVFHALHSAGIEGRDAVDIIVGIEALVFGAAYDASAPANIFDPGASVEIAPTFAQAAELRAADARASADRAFEMTLEILVEGVARRVRSGEAFSPGHA, encoded by the coding sequence ATGAGCAAAGGAACGAGCGCAGTGACGCCGGAGAAGATGCGATCTCGAGGGCGAGGCCGACCGACCTCCCCAGTGCTCTCCCGTGCGGTGATCGCCGGGAAGGCGATGACCCTGGTGGAGGAGCGCGGGTATGACCACCTGACGATGGCGGGCCTGGCGCGCAAGCTCGGAGTCTCGGCCTCTGCGCTGTACAACCATGTCGCGTCCAAGCAGGACGTGCTGGTGCTGATCCAGGAACGCCTCAACGAGGGAATCGACTGCAGCGCCTTCGATCGCCTCCCGTGGCCTGAGGCGCTGATCGCCTGGGCGCGCTCCTACCGGGAGTGCTACATCGAGCACACTGAGCTGATTCCGCTGATCGCGGTGCTGCCCGTCGCCGATGCCCCGCAGTCGCTGCGGATGTACGAGCGGGTCTTCCATGCGCTGCATTCCGCGGGGATCGAGGGCCGCGACGCGGTGGACATCATCGTCGGGATCGAGGCGCTGGTGTTCGGGGCCGCCTACGACGCCTCAGCCCCGGCGAACATCTTTGACCCCGGCGCCAGCGTGGAGATCGCCCCCACCTTTGCCCAAGCCGCTGAGCTGCGAGCCGCCGACGCCCGCGCCTCGGCGGACCGAGCCTTCGAGATGACCCTGGAGATCCTGGTGGAGGGGGTCGCCCGACGGGTTCGCAGCGGTGAGGCGTTCAGTCCAGGGCATGCATGA
- a CDS encoding flavin monoamine oxidase family protein, whose amino-acid sequence MDAKRSLGSSQARECDVVVVGAGPAGLMAARTLRAAGLSTIVLEARDRVGGRTWSQEIDGAFLEIGGQWVSPDQTVLLELLEELGMETFSRYREGASVYLDRSGVRHEFTGEMFPASEQTVAEMERIIGTLDELAASIGPQEPWSHPAARELDTVTFNEWLRSQTEDEAARENIAIFLAGGMLTKPDHAFSALQAVLMAASAGSFSNLVDEDFILDRRVVGGMQSVSEAMHAGLPEDSVQLSSPVRTIAWDPAGGATVFSDRLTVRAREVVVAVPPNLYSRISFEPPLPRLQHQMHQHQSMGLVIKVHAVYGRPFWREQGLSGTGFGPNEICQEVYDNTNHLDSRGTLVAFVSDELADQMFSLPAEERRESILRSLAAYLGEQALTPEVYYESDFGAEEWTRGAYAASFDIGGLSRYGAHQRSAVGPLHWACSDLAAEGYQHVDGALRQGRRAAQDIVHRLNTGGDHGDHNGQRGDQVAEQTDPLEVNHG is encoded by the coding sequence ATGGATGCCAAGCGATCACTGGGCAGCAGCCAGGCGCGAGAGTGCGACGTCGTCGTCGTCGGTGCGGGGCCGGCCGGACTGATGGCCGCCCGGACGCTGCGTGCAGCCGGCCTCTCCACGATCGTGCTGGAGGCGCGCGACCGTGTCGGGGGACGCACCTGGTCCCAAGAGATCGACGGAGCCTTCCTGGAGATCGGCGGCCAGTGGGTCTCACCGGACCAGACGGTGCTCCTGGAGCTGCTGGAAGAACTGGGCATGGAGACCTTCTCCCGCTACCGCGAGGGAGCCAGCGTCTACCTGGACCGGAGCGGGGTGCGCCACGAGTTCACCGGCGAGATGTTCCCCGCCAGCGAGCAGACGGTTGCGGAGATGGAGCGGATCATCGGGACCCTCGATGAGCTGGCCGCGTCGATCGGACCCCAGGAGCCCTGGTCGCACCCCGCTGCGCGCGAGCTCGACACGGTGACCTTCAATGAATGGCTGCGCAGCCAGACCGAGGATGAGGCGGCGCGGGAGAACATCGCGATCTTCCTCGCCGGCGGCATGCTCACCAAGCCCGACCACGCATTCTCCGCGCTGCAGGCGGTCTTGATGGCGGCCTCCGCAGGATCCTTCAGCAACCTGGTGGATGAGGACTTCATCCTGGACCGGCGTGTGGTCGGCGGGATGCAGAGCGTCTCTGAGGCGATGCACGCCGGCCTCCCGGAGGACTCGGTGCAGCTCTCCTCCCCGGTGCGCACCATCGCCTGGGACCCTGCAGGCGGAGCCACCGTCTTCTCGGACCGGCTCACCGTCCGTGCCCGGGAAGTCGTCGTCGCGGTGCCGCCGAACCTGTACTCGCGGATCAGCTTCGAACCGCCGCTGCCGCGGCTTCAGCATCAGATGCACCAGCATCAGTCCATGGGCCTGGTCATCAAGGTCCACGCCGTCTACGGCCGCCCCTTCTGGCGCGAACAGGGACTCTCCGGCACCGGCTTCGGTCCCAACGAGATCTGCCAGGAGGTCTATGACAACACCAACCACCTGGACAGTCGCGGCACGCTGGTCGCGTTCGTCTCGGACGAGCTGGCCGATCAGATGTTCAGCCTCCCCGCCGAGGAGCGCCGGGAATCCATCCTGAGGTCCCTGGCCGCATACCTGGGCGAGCAGGCGCTGACCCCGGAGGTCTACTACGAATCGGACTTCGGTGCCGAGGAATGGACCCGGGGCGCCTACGCGGCGAGCTTCGACATCGGCGGCCTCTCCCGCTACGGCGCGCATCAGCGCAGCGCCGTGGGACCGCTGCACTGGGCCTGCTCGGACCTGGCCGCGGAGGGTTACCAGCACGTCGACGGCGCCCTGCGGCAGGGACGACGGGCCGCCCAGGACATCGTGCACCGGCTCAACACGGGCGGCGACCACGGCGACCACAACGGCCAGCGCGGCGACCAGGTCGCGGAGCAGACCGATCCTTTGGAGGTGAACCATGGCTGA
- a CDS encoding universal stress protein, translated as MAEHGIRRVAVGFGGDERSHDALALGIALARAAQARLDLILVVRQDSAFKQEYPPVGSVVEIITEQAQRWIAEAEAVIPEQIRHHSHIRPAGSVAEGLVSAVQELESDVLVTGSGIGFGRIMTHPAVTALLHSSPVPVALAPSGYRAETQITDVMAAVSAAHPDHQVTRSGQSWAAQLGTELTYVTFEDKESSAGNSTGPGTGDPSAAAATGPGDQRLAGSDTGSEQSGRHILATGRTLRHAVGTVDWPQGGILLIGSSPLARRRHIFLGMTAARVLSHLPIPMVLLPRDPDTGAPGAR; from the coding sequence ATGGCTGAACACGGCATCCGCCGGGTGGCGGTGGGCTTCGGCGGCGATGAGCGCAGCCACGATGCCCTGGCGCTGGGCATCGCCCTGGCCCGCGCGGCCCAGGCCCGGCTGGACCTGATCCTGGTGGTCCGTCAGGACTCGGCGTTCAAACAGGAGTACCCCCCGGTGGGCAGCGTGGTGGAGATCATCACCGAACAGGCGCAGCGCTGGATCGCCGAGGCCGAGGCCGTCATCCCGGAGCAGATCCGGCACCACAGCCATATCCGCCCGGCAGGCTCGGTGGCCGAGGGTCTGGTCAGCGCGGTGCAGGAGCTGGAGTCCGACGTGCTGGTCACCGGTTCCGGCATCGGGTTCGGCCGAATCATGACCCACCCTGCGGTGACCGCCCTGCTGCACAGCTCCCCGGTGCCGGTCGCCCTGGCCCCTTCCGGATACCGCGCGGAGACCCAGATCACCGATGTGATGGCGGCGGTCTCCGCGGCTCACCCGGATCATCAGGTGACCCGTTCCGGTCAGTCCTGGGCCGCTCAGCTCGGCACCGAGCTGACCTATGTGACCTTCGAAGACAAGGAATCCAGCGCCGGCAACAGCACCGGCCCCGGGACCGGGGATCCTAGCGCCGCAGCTGCTACGGGGCCCGGCGATCAACGTCTCGCCGGGTCTGACACGGGATCCGAACAGTCGGGCCGGCACATCCTCGCCACCGGACGCACGCTGCGCCACGCAGTGGGCACGGTGGACTGGCCGCAGGGCGGGATCCTGCTCATCGGCTCCTCCCCGCTGGCACGACGCCGGCACATCTTCCTGGGCATGACGGCCGCCCGGGTGCTCTCCCACCTTCCGATCCCCATGGTCCTGCTGCCGCGCGACCCTGACACCGGTGCGCCTGGCGCGCGCTGA
- a CDS encoding APC family permease, with protein MTEPRSTGVQAPGQHTHSKGLSIGSIGALGAVVIGVSTIAPAYTLSGALGPTASAVGDHLPAVLIVGFLPMLLVALGYRQLNRAMPDAGTTFTWASKAFGPWIGWMGSWGLLAATILVLSNLAGIAVDFFYLAISQITGVDSIAELTRNVPVNVITCVIFMAAAAYVSYRGMETTKTVQYVLVSFQVLVLLWFAVAAFRQVAAGSAFDATAFSWEWFNPFGIESFSAFSAGIALSVFIYWGWDVVLTMNEESRGTTTTPGRAAILTILVVVSLYTVVTLGALTFSGVSDGEFGLGNPDIQENVFAALAGPVMGPMAILMSLAVLSSSAASLQSTMISPARTMLAMGHYGALNRKYSQVSPRYQTPAYATVVAVVIASAFYVVMRIISENVLWDTITTLGMMVCFYYGITALACVWYFRKEATTSAGDFFNKLLAPLVGGILLLIFFFQTIWDSMDPDYGSGSEIGGVGLVFILGMFVFVLGIAAMFWQHHKRPEFFRRRFETTEFPTT; from the coding sequence ATGACCGAACCACGCAGCACCGGCGTCCAGGCGCCAGGCCAGCACACGCACAGCAAGGGACTGAGCATCGGCAGCATCGGCGCCCTCGGCGCCGTGGTGATCGGCGTGTCCACGATCGCTCCCGCCTACACCCTCTCCGGGGCGCTGGGCCCGACCGCCTCCGCCGTCGGGGACCACCTGCCGGCGGTGCTCATCGTCGGGTTCCTGCCGATGCTGCTGGTCGCGCTGGGTTACCGTCAGCTCAACCGGGCGATGCCTGATGCCGGGACCACCTTCACCTGGGCCTCGAAGGCCTTCGGCCCGTGGATCGGCTGGATGGGCAGCTGGGGGCTGCTCGCCGCGACCATCCTGGTGCTCTCCAACCTGGCCGGGATCGCGGTGGACTTCTTCTACCTCGCGATCAGCCAGATCACCGGAGTCGACTCCATCGCGGAGCTGACCCGGAACGTTCCGGTCAACGTGATCACCTGCGTGATCTTCATGGCGGCGGCCGCCTATGTCTCCTACCGGGGCATGGAGACCACCAAGACCGTGCAGTATGTGCTGGTCTCCTTCCAGGTGCTGGTGCTGCTGTGGTTCGCCGTCGCGGCCTTCCGGCAGGTCGCGGCTGGCTCAGCCTTCGACGCGACCGCCTTCAGCTGGGAGTGGTTCAACCCCTTCGGCATCGAGTCCTTCTCCGCCTTCTCCGCAGGCATCGCGCTCTCGGTGTTCATCTACTGGGGCTGGGACGTGGTGCTGACCATGAATGAGGAATCCCGCGGCACCACCACCACCCCGGGCCGGGCCGCCATCCTGACCATCCTGGTGGTGGTCAGCCTCTACACCGTGGTCACCCTGGGTGCGCTGACCTTCTCCGGGGTCTCCGACGGCGAGTTCGGCCTGGGCAACCCAGACATCCAGGAGAACGTCTTCGCCGCGCTGGCCGGTCCGGTCATGGGACCGATGGCGATCCTGATGTCCCTGGCGGTGCTCTCCTCCTCGGCGGCCTCGCTGCAGTCCACGATGATCTCCCCGGCCCGGACGATGCTGGCCATGGGCCACTACGGAGCGCTGAACCGCAAGTACTCGCAGGTCAGCCCGCGGTACCAGACGCCGGCCTACGCCACCGTGGTCGCGGTGGTGATCGCCTCAGCGTTCTACGTGGTGATGCGCATCATCTCGGAGAACGTCTTGTGGGACACCATCACCACGCTGGGCATGATGGTCTGCTTCTACTACGGGATCACCGCCCTGGCCTGCGTCTGGTACTTCCGCAAGGAGGCCACGACCTCGGCCGGAGATTTCTTCAACAAGCTCCTGGCACCCCTGGTGGGCGGGATCCTGCTGCTGATCTTCTTCTTCCAGACCATCTGGGACTCCATGGATCCGGACTACGGCTCGGGCTCGGAGATCGGCGGCGTCGGCCTGGTCTTCATCCTGGGCATGTTCGTCTTCGTCCTGGGCATCGCGGCGATGTTCTGGCAGCACCACAAGCGGCCGGAGTTCTTCCGCCGCCGCTTCGAGACCACCGAGTTCCCCACCACCTGA
- a CDS encoding agmatine deiminase family protein, producing MTSPDTTLRMPPEWAPHERTWMAFPPANATFGEPGSATLGAAREAWARVARKIAEYEPVTVVSAPLDLPIAQELLGDAVTLRPMPLDDAWMRDIGPSFVHRADGELAAVDWVFNGWGAQSWATWTKDEHIAAAITAVTGAARVSSLLVNEGGAFHVDGRGTVLLTETVQRDPGRNPELSHAQVEAEIHALLGTTQAVWFPRGLTRDYEEFGTRGHVDMFAAFTPSGSILLHRQDDPEHPDHAVTRELRTFLETARDAAGEPFQIIDVPAPKTILDDGEHVDWTYINHYVANGVVLLCAYDDPHDDDAAAILAQAYPDRRIELLDARDILRFGGGIHCITQQQPAPVNRAAPLDQRAPLDQKAPAGQSAPAGQSAGPGRG from the coding sequence ATGACCTCCCCTGACACCACACTGCGCATGCCCCCGGAATGGGCCCCTCATGAGCGCACCTGGATGGCGTTCCCGCCCGCCAATGCCACCTTCGGAGAGCCCGGCTCCGCCACACTGGGCGCCGCCCGGGAGGCCTGGGCACGCGTGGCGCGGAAGATCGCTGAGTATGAGCCGGTCACCGTGGTGAGCGCGCCGTTGGACCTTCCGATCGCCCAGGAGCTGCTCGGCGACGCCGTGACGCTGCGCCCGATGCCCCTGGACGACGCCTGGATGCGCGATATCGGCCCCAGCTTCGTGCACCGGGCTGACGGCGAGCTGGCCGCCGTGGACTGGGTGTTCAACGGCTGGGGTGCCCAGAGCTGGGCCACCTGGACCAAGGATGAACACATCGCGGCCGCGATCACCGCGGTGACCGGAGCGGCCCGGGTCTCCAGCCTGCTGGTCAACGAGGGAGGCGCCTTCCACGTGGACGGACGCGGCACGGTCCTGCTCACCGAGACGGTGCAGCGCGATCCGGGCCGCAACCCGGAGCTCTCCCACGCCCAGGTCGAAGCCGAGATCCACGCCCTGCTGGGCACCACCCAGGCCGTGTGGTTCCCGCGCGGACTGACCCGTGACTACGAGGAGTTCGGCACCCGCGGCCACGTGGACATGTTCGCCGCCTTCACCCCGTCCGGGAGCATCCTGCTGCACCGGCAGGATGACCCGGAACACCCCGACCATGCGGTCACCCGTGAGCTGCGCACCTTCCTGGAGACCGCGCGCGACGCCGCCGGCGAGCCGTTCCAGATCATCGACGTGCCGGCTCCGAAGACCATCCTGGACGACGGTGAGCACGTGGACTGGACCTATATCAACCACTATGTGGCCAACGGCGTGGTGCTGCTGTGCGCCTATGACGACCCGCACGACGACGACGCCGCCGCGATCCTGGCGCAGGCCTACCCCGACCGGCGCATCGAGCTGCTCGACGCCCGGGACATCCTGCGATTCGGCGGTGGCATCCACTGCATCACCCAGCAGCAGCCGGCGCCGGTCAACCGCGCCGCTCCGCTGGACCAGAGGGCTCCGCTGGACCAGAAGGCACCGGCAGGCCAGAGCGCGCCGGCAGGCCAGAGCGCAGGGCCGGGTCGCGGATGA